The Halococcus salifodinae DSM 8989 DNA window GGCTAGCAGCAATTACTACTACTACCACTACAAATAAATAGTATTATTATGCGGGTGCAGATTCCAGTCGAAGTGAATGTCCTGATATAGTGATGCTAAACTCGGGAAAACTGCTGTCCCAGCACTATTGCTGTCACTTCAGCCCTCATTTTCGAGTAGATAACTCAGGAAAACCGCTGTGTGAGTGTGGAGGTTATCTCCATTTTCTCGGCGATAGGATAGCATCCCGAAATCGGGAGGCGAGAAACAGTGATCAGAGTTCGACATCGTGGTATCGGCCAAAATTGCTTAACCGACTGTCGACAAACTACTCGCAGTATCGTGAGAGCAGACGTCGATTACTGGATGGCAGAGTACGTCTCCACAGCGACCACCCGCAGGCAAGTCACGTTTCAGCTACCGGTTTCAGCGTTCCAATGCGAGCGAGCTTCGGTCGGCGTGACGCTCAATCACCGATCGATTGTTCGTTCGGTAGGTCGATCGCGACTATGACACACCAACGCACTCTAAGGGGTGATCCATCGTGAACGTGATCGCTGTCGCCGACATCGGCCACTCGGATATGCCGTTGGCACCCACGATTCGCGAGTGTTCCGACACGACGATTCGGGTTGTCCATCACTCCGGGACTGACCCTGAGACGGGGATCTTCTTCTTCCTCGTCGAGAACGCCAGCAAGGGGTTCAATAACCATCTCAACGAGGATCACACAGTCGCGGAGTGGGAATTAGTGGCGGGCTCGGAGGCAACCCGCGTCTATCGGATCCGCCATTCGCCTGAGACGAAGCTCATTTCGCCGAAGACCAGTGAGCTCAGCGGACTGATGCGCAAGGCGACCACCAACACCCGCGGATGGACAGTCCAACTCCAGTTTCCCCACAGGGAAGCACTTGCCGCGCTATCGGACTACTGCGATAACGAGGACATCTCATTCACGCTCCAGAAAATGTTCCGGCAGGACGAGTGGGACGGCGGGGAACCCACGGCGTTGACCGAGGCCCAGCGCGAAGCGCTGATGACCGCCTACGAGAGCGGTTACTTCGAAGAACCACGTGAGGCACCTCTTGACGAGATCGCAGACGAATTCGACCTGTCACCGACAGCTATTGGCGGTCGGCTCCGACGTGGGACCGCCAAGCTCGTCGAAACCGCACTCATAGAGGATTGAGCCGACGAGATCGAAGGTGGGTATCACGGGGTGAAGACGGATCTGCGATCGACCTGTGGCTGGCTCGGTCGTCCCCGAACTATGGTACCTGCCGGTGGTTGACTAGGATATCGAAGGCGAACTTGAGTGCGATCATGCCAATGATTGCGGAGACAACAAATGTCACTGAGAGCCCGTGTGCGAGGACACTAGCCGCACCAGCCGGTGCAGTGTCACCTTCGAACAGCATGCGCTAGAGGGCACCAAGGATCGAAACGCCGGGGGCATTCGCTACTTGTCCTCGAGTTTACGGTCTAGTGGGCCACCGAATCCAACACTACGGAAAGCGGATCTTCTTCTTTGAGCCGCTGTTAGATGACGAATCGACTGTGTACGCGCCGTGCTTCCGCGGAAGGTTGTCGTCGTGCAAGCCGTGGTCGTAGCAGTGAACCATCGAACTCCAGTTGGCCGCAGCCATGGCCTGGCTGGCGGGGGGAGTGGTCTCACCCGGCCTGTTGCGACTCTCGGGCTCTTGGTATCCGAAGCGCTCG harbors:
- a CDS encoding helix-turn-helix domain-containing protein — translated: MNVIAVADIGHSDMPLAPTIRECSDTTIRVVHHSGTDPETGIFFFLVENASKGFNNHLNEDHTVAEWELVAGSEATRVYRIRHSPETKLISPKTSELSGLMRKATTNTRGWTVQLQFPHREALAALSDYCDNEDISFTLQKMFRQDEWDGGEPTALTEAQREALMTAYESGYFEEPREAPLDEIADEFDLSPTAIGGRLRRGTAKLVETALIED